A DNA window from Staphylococcus warneri contains the following coding sequences:
- a CDS encoding NADPH-dependent oxidoreductase: protein MSDYVYELMKKHHSVRRFKSTPLSEDTIKKLVEAGQSASTSSYLQTYSIIGIDDPEIKEDLKEVSGQPYVVENGYLFVFVLDYYRHNLINENVESNMEVSFESAEGLLVGSIDVALVAENMAVAAEDMGYGIVYLGSLRNDVGRVREILDLPEYTFPLFGMAIGEPAENENGSAKPRLPLEHVFHRNQYNSDKEKQISELQSYDQTVSDYYKARTDGERTETWSQQIESFLGNKTRLDMLNQLNDAGLIKR from the coding sequence GTGTCAGATTATGTATATGAATTAATGAAAAAACATCACTCGGTTCGCCGTTTTAAATCAACACCTTTAAGTGAAGATACAATTAAAAAATTAGTGGAAGCAGGTCAAAGTGCTTCTACATCTAGTTATTTACAAACTTATTCAATTATTGGTATTGATGACCCTGAAATTAAAGAGGATTTAAAGGAAGTATCTGGGCAACCATATGTTGTTGAGAATGGTTACTTATTTGTTTTTGTTTTAGATTATTATCGTCATAATTTAATTAATGAGAATGTAGAATCAAACATGGAAGTTTCTTTTGAATCTGCTGAAGGTCTATTAGTGGGATCGATTGATGTAGCTCTTGTTGCTGAAAATATGGCTGTTGCAGCTGAGGATATGGGGTACGGCATTGTTTACTTAGGCTCATTACGTAATGATGTTGGTCGTGTACGTGAGATTTTAGACTTACCTGAGTATACTTTCCCATTATTTGGTATGGCTATTGGTGAACCAGCAGAGAATGAAAATGGTTCTGCAAAACCTCGATTACCATTAGAACATGTTTTCCATAGAAACCAATATAATTCAGATAAAGAAAAACAAATCAGTGAATTACAGTCCTATGATCAAACAGTAAGTGATTATTATAAAGCGCGTACCGATGGAGAAAGAACTGAAACTTGGTCACAACAAATCGAGTCATTCCTAGGAAATAAAACAAGATTAGACATGCTAAATCAACTTAATGATGCAGGATTAATCAAAAGGTAA